The Apium graveolens cultivar Ventura chromosome 6, ASM990537v1, whole genome shotgun sequence genome contains a region encoding:
- the LOC141663537 gene encoding gamma-glutamyl peptidase 5-like, with amino-acid sequence MGGKRFGVLLCAEDSDYVKKKYGGYFGVFVEMLAEEGETWDVYRVAAGELPPDDMIGLYDGFVITGSCSDAYGNDIWICKLLSLLQNLNSMKKQVLGICFGHQILGRALGGKIGRATSGWDIGVTQVQLSSSSELFSSLQMPASLSVIECHRDEVWELPPQVEVVAWSEKTRIEMFKYGDHIMGIQGHPEYTKDILLHLIDRLLQRNYIVESYADEVKSKVEKGEPDREAWKKLCTSFLKRKL; translated from the exons ATGGGTGGGAAGAGATTTGGTGTTCTTTTATGCGCAGAGGACTCCGATTACGTGAAGAAAAAGTACGGAGGATATTTTGGAGTTTTTGTCGAAATGCTGGCAGAAGAAGGCGAAACATGGGATGTTTACAGAGTTGCAGCCGGTGAATTGCCTCCCGATGACATGATCGGGCTCTACGACGGCTTCGTGATCACCGGAAGTTGTAGTGATGCTTACGGTAATGATATTTGGATCTGCAAGCTACTCAGTCTGTTGCAGAACTTGAACTCTATGAAGAAACAAGTTCTTGGTATTTGCTTTGGTCACCAG ATATTGGGACGAGCACTGGGCGGAAAGATCGGCCGAGCAACCTCAGGCTGGGACATTGGTGTTACTCAAGTCCAGCTTTCATCCTCGTCCGAGTTGTTCTCGTCACTACAGATGCCTGCTTCCTTATCAGTGATCGAATGCCACCGCGATGAG GTGTGGGAACTTCCTCCTCAGGTTGAGGTAGTGGCATGGTCAGAGAAGACGCGGATCGAGATGTTCAAGTACGGTGATCACATCATGGGCATCCAAGGCCATCCCGAGTACACGAAGGATATACTCCTCCATCTCATTGATCGTCTCCTCCAACGCAACTATATCGTG GAGTCCTATGCTGATGAGGTGAAGTCGAAAGTTGAGAAAGGTGAACCTGATAGAGAAGCATGGAAGAAGCTGTGCACCAGCTTCCTCAAGAGAAAATTGTGA
- the LOC141668656 gene encoding factor of DNA methylation 1-like, which translates to MDSGSSEESEISDSEIFEYKEKPYGLLKSGKLKVKGPQGSLRCPFCAGKKKQDYKYKDLLQHATGAGKVSSNRRAKQKANHLALAEYLENELANEAEQPPARVMPLPPAPAAPQTDQNGLLCVPWTGIVVNIVKHIESGKCMFSEEYMMDKFYKYRPKDVVLFWDDEKNTGQAIIKFDSNWAGYRNCMEFEKSFESSHCSKKDWVSNKVVSGMYGWFARADDFESAGVIGDYLRKNGELKTIADIVEEEDRGRQNKIYNLAYELDKKIENLDDLQIKYNEKYMSLSRLLDEKDRLHQDFFEETRRMQRMSRAHIQRVMAEQELLNSDLEKKKKELDSWSRELNRRETRTERDRLKLDEEKNKNDVRNSSLQMASMEQKKADENVLRLVEEQQREKEEALKDILKLERELDEKQKLEMEIAELKGKIEVMKHLGNEDDEAIQSKMKEMQEELEEKEDHRTHMETLNQTLLIKERQSNDELQEARKSLIKGLEEILSGPRTNISVKRMGEIDVKVFQQKCKERFSADEADIKALEMCSLWQENMKKSEWHPYKIVAVEGSSEHQEIVDPDDEMLRNLKEEWGTEIYDAICKALLEMNEYNPSGRYVVSELWNTKEERKATVKEVVSYIMKNLKTVRRRR; encoded by the exons ATGGATTCTGGCTCAAGTGAAGAATCAGAGATAAGTGACTCTGAGATATTTGAATACAAGGAAAAACCTTATGGATTACTAAAGAGTGGGAAATTGAAAGTAAAAGGACCTCAGGGCAGCCTTAGGTGCCCCTTCTGTGCTGGTAAGAAGAAGCAAGACTACAAGTACAAAGACCTTCTTCAGCATGCAACTGGAGCGGGTAAAGTGTCCTCTAACAGAAGAGCTAAACAGAAAGCCAACCATCTTGCATTGGCTGAGTACCTGGAGAATGAATTAGCAAATGAAGCAGAGCAACCACCTGCTCGGGTCATGCCACTGCCACCTGCACCTGCAGCTCCGCAGACTGATCAGAATGGACTACTGTGCGTTCCTTGGACAGGAATTGTTGTTAACATAGTGAAACATATTGAGAGTGGAAAGTGTATGTTTAGCGAAGAATACATGATGGATAAATTTTACAAGTATAGACCAAAAGATGTTGTGTTGTTTTGGGATGACGAAAAGAATACTGGACAAGCCATCATTAAGTTCGACAGTAATTGGGCTGGCTACAGAAATTGTATGGAATTTGAGAAATCCTTCGAATCTAGTCATTGCAGTAAGAAGGATTGGGTATCTAACAAAGTTGTTTCTGGCATGTATGGATGGTTTGCACGTGCTGATGACTTTGAGTCTGCTGGAGTAATTGGTGATTATCTTCGGAAGAATGGAGAGCTGAAAACAATTGCTGATATTGTTGAGGAAGAAGATCGGGGTAGACAAAACAAAATCTATAATCTAGCATATGAACTAGACAAGAAGATTGAAAATTTGGATGATCTGCAGATTAAATATAATGAGAAGTACATGTCCCTGAGTAGGTTGCTCGATGAAAAGGACAGATTGCACCAAGATTTTTTTGAAG AAACAAGGAGGATGCAACGAATGTCTCGGGCACACATACAAAGAGTTATGGCTGAACAAGAGTTGCTCAACTCAgatttggaaaagaagaaaaaagaactTGATTCATGGAGCAGGGAATTGAACAGGCGTGAAACACGGACTGAACGTGACCGGCTAAAGCTTGACGAAGAGAAGaataag AATGATGTGAGAAACAGTTCACTTCAAATGGCCTCAATGGAGCAGAAAAAGGCAGATGAAAATGTCTTACGGTTGGTGGAGGAGCAGCAG AGGGAGAAGGAGGAGGCCCTAAAAGACATACTGAAACTAGAGCGGGAGCTGGACGAGAAACAGAAACTGGAGATGGAAATTGCAGAATTGAAAGGGAAGATAGAAGTGATGAAACATCTGGGAAATGAAGATGACGAAGCCATTCAAAGCAAGATGAAAGAGATGCAAGAAGAACTGGAAGAGAAAGAGGATCATAGGACTCATATGGAAACTTTAAATCAGACTCTTCTTATCAAGGAGCGTCAGAGCAATGACGAGCTGCAAGAAGCTCGTAAATCATTGATTAAG GGCTTGGAAGAGATCTTAAGCGGCCCCCGCACAAATATCAGTGTAAAAAGAATGGGAGAAATTGATGTGAAAGTCTTCCAGCAAAAATGCAAGGAAAGATTTTCAGCTGATGAAGCTGATATTAAAGCCTTGGAAATGTGTTCCCTATGGCAAGAAAACATGAAGAAATCGGAATGGCATCCATATAAAATTGTTGCGGTTGAAGGAAGTTCTGAGCATCAG GAAATAGTTGATCCAGATGATGAGATGCTAAGAAATCTTAAAGAGGAATGGGGAACTGAAATATACGACGCAATTTGTAAAGCCTTACTGGAGATGAATGAATACAATCCAAGTGGTAGATATGTGGTCTCTGAATTGTGGAATACAAAAGAAGAAAGGAAAGCAACGGTTAAGGAAGTTGTCAGCTATATCATGAAGAACTTAAAGACAGTTAGGCGTAGGCGATGA
- the LOC141668657 gene encoding uncharacterized protein LOC141668657 — protein MARRSSGRSAPRPAARRAPPPAPVRQAPPPAPASSGGGGGSMLGGLGATIAQGMAFGTGSAVAHRAVDSVMGPRTIQHEAVPAAAGSAAPELSRDACGMHLDAFTKCLNSSGSEISKCQFYMDMLNECKNNSGSMINA, from the exons ATGGCTCGCCGTAGCTCAG GAAGATCTGCTCCCCGCCCAGCTGCTCGCCGTGCACCTCCCCCAGCACCTG TTCGCCAAGCTCCTCCCCCTGCTCCTGCTTCAAGTGGTGGTGGCGGTGGATCCATGCTTGGAGGCCTTGGTGCAACTATTGCTCAAG GTATGGCTTTTGGAACTGGAAGTGCAGTTGCGCACAGAGCTGTCGATAGTGTGATGGGTCCACGCACCATTCAACATGAAGCTGTTCCAGCCGCAGCTGGTTCTGCTGCCCCTGAACTTTCCAGAGATGCCTGTGGAATGCACCTTGATGCATTCACCAAG TGCCTCAATTCCTCCGGAAGTGAGATAAGCAAGTGCCAGTTTTATATGGATATGCTGAATGAGTGCAAGAACAACTCTGGCTCTATGAttaatgcttaa